A segment of the Kazachstania africana CBS 2517 chromosome 2, complete genome genome:
gatgTACAAGAAAACGTAGCCCACGGTAAGAATAGTGAATATAgtgcaaaatttttcaaacaaaCGTTGTTTAATCCGTTTCATTTCaagcattttttttagttaaACCTTTCTTTCTGTTCTTCTTGATCAACCTTCTTTCATGAGATTTTAAATGTCTCAACATATTACTTTTCACATTGAATGATTTACTGCAATCTTCCCAAGTACACTTGAAAGGCGTATCACCAGTATGGATTAAATAATGCGTCTTCAACGTGGAAGGTCTTGAACAAATCTTACCACAAACTGGACATTGCTTCCTCAATTTAACGGCTGAAGTGAAATTAACCGTATAGTTCTTCTTGTCtctatttgattttgtGCTATTCTTTTTGGACGTCTTATTCATTGTATCTGGAGAGGTTGAAGTAGAtcttgaagatgatgatggaGATGGCATTGTTGGAGAAAAGTAAGCATTTTCCTTATTGATAGTATTATCTACAAGATTGGCATTATTAAAAGGAAAAGACTGTTCAGGCATATTATCTATGGCACTAAGAGAATTGACTAATGGACGTATAGGCTGTGGATTCAATACAGATGGACTTGTTATTGAAGGATGCTGCTGCATATGATAAGTATTAGTATTGatattaccattattagAGGTATTATCATGCTGTTGTAATTGTAACTGCTGATGCTGTGGTTGCTGTTGTGAAATCACATAGTAGTTGTTTAGTAATTGTTGTGGTTGTGGTTGTATGTAAGAATAATATTGCTGTTGATAGAAATGAGATTCAGGTGACATATGGTCATCTCGCATGTTCAAAATTGTATTAGATCCTTCAAAACTTTGTACAGATGATGTAATACTTTGTGGGGTAAGATGTTGTTGTGGTGTGACTAGCACTATTTGGGTTGATCTTTGTTGTTGGGGAGGTACTTGAggctgctgctgctgctgttgttgttgttgtaatATTGGAGGTGGAGAAGGTGTAGTGGTGACAGCCACGCTAGCTTGTTGGTAATATTGagaatcattgaattgcAATGAAGGaagtaaagaagaaatagatggtaattttaattttggcTGTTGAGATTCGAAAATAGATGAATTTTGActgatattattatcatttccattcaatattgaaggCGGAGCAGGCAGTATAGAATGCAATTTTGGTAAACACTGATTtctattttgaaatctgtTACTAGGAATGGCAACGTTATGATTAGAAACAGAAGTAGCTGTAGGATTGTTAccattattgttgttgttatAGGCTTGCATTTGATGAAAGTTAGCAATGGTCGTCATTTATGAAGTCTACGATACTTTAGATGgaaaagatcaaagaaaaagaaatgtaACGAGATGTGGTTATTTGCAATTTTCCTTTTGACAATCTTCAATTCTCACTTATTTCACTTAAatgagaagaagaataaatgAATGATGTTATTATACACAAGAATAAAGAACTTAACTGTGTATTGAGTGGtttatgaaatttattgattttggaGAAAATAGTTAGTTATGAAAGAATAATGTTAGCTTTTGTTATCGAAAGTaagaataaaaagaatttttatgATATATTAGAATACcacttttaattttaataggATAACGGAatgatatttatatatgcaGTAAATCAAGAGGTtctcaattattttttttttctgccTTGGGTCAAATTTGATGCTAAGATAGTTAATAATGCAAGTTGAAGCAATTGATCTCTAGTATATTCGAATGGGAACTGTGTATGGAAAACTCTGATTATCAATGCGATTTCTTAGAACGATACAGTAAAAAcgaagagaagaaaaaatgtaTTCTAAAAAAGATTGATGGGAGGAAAAAGTTTAATCACGCAATGAACTGCATATGAGTACGACagacaaagaaatttgtttcaaGCGTTAGTTGAAacaggaagaagaagaagaagagaggGACAGAGACAGAGTAAATGCTCTTGGGAAGAAGATCAAGATTGATTCAGTGTTTTTCATTCAGGCGTAATAGCCAACACATGCATTAAGTTAGTTATTttaagatt
Coding sequences within it:
- the KAFR0B01990 gene encoding C2H2-type zinc finger protein (similar to Saccharomyces cerevisiae YPR013C; ancestral locus Anc_8.116), with the translated sequence MTTIANFHQMQAYNNNNNGNNPTATSVSNHNVAIPSNRFQNRNQCLPKLHSILPAPPSILNGNDNNISQNSSIFESQQPKLKLPSISSLLPSLQFNDSQYYQQASVAVTTTPSPPPILQQQQQQQQQPQVPPQQQRSTQIVLVTPQQHLTPQSITSSVQSFEGSNTILNMRDDHMSPESHFYQQQYYSYIQPQPQQLLNNYYVISQQQPQHQQLQLQQHDNTSNNGNINTNTYHMQQHPSITSPSVLNPQPIRPLVNSLSAIDNMPEQSFPFNNANLVDNTINKENAYFSPTMPSPSSSSRSTSTSPDTMNKTSKKNSTKSNRDKKNYTVNFTSAVKLRKQCPVCGKICSRPSTLKTHYLIHTGDTPFKCTWEDCSKSFNVKSNMLRHLKSHERRLIKKNRKKGLTKKNA